In one window of Amblyomma americanum isolate KBUSLIRL-KWMA chromosome 9, ASM5285725v1, whole genome shotgun sequence DNA:
- the tsr gene encoding cofilin/actin-depolymerizing factor homolog tsr codes for MSSGVTVSNEAKTVYEEVKKDKKYRYIIYHIKDERVIDVETTGDRSATYADFLEQLQNFKNECRYCVFDFPASIRAEGASECGMSVDRLVLMTWCPEQAKIKQKMLYSSSYDALKKALVGVYKYVQGCDFEEVSQEAIEAAFQSSRK; via the exons ATG TCTTCCGGAGTGACGGTGTCGAATGAGGCCAAGACAGTGTATGAGGAGGTGAAGAAGGACAAGAAATACCGCTACATCATCTACCACATCAAGGATGAGCGGGTCATCGATGTGGAGACCACGGGCGATCGCTCGGCCACCTACGCTGACTTCCTGGAGCAGCTTCAGAATTTCAAGAATGAGTGCCGTTACTGCGTCTTCGACTTCCCTGCCTCAATCCGTGCTGAGGGAGCCTCTGAGTGCGGAATGTCTGTAGACCGCCTTGTCCTCATGACCTG GTGTCCCGAGCAAGCCAAGATCAAGCAAAAGATGCTGTACTCCAGCAGCTATGATGCGCTCAAGAAGGCCCTCGTGGGAGTCTACAAGTACGTCCAGGGGTGCGACTTTGAAGAAGTCAGTCAGGAGGCAATAGAAGCCGCCTTCCAGTCTTCGCGCAAGTAG